One segment of Paraburkholderia caribensis DNA contains the following:
- a CDS encoding MFS transporter produces the protein MPTIAQTAASPAAVDETEELLYRKVLKRILPLLLLCYVVAYLDRVNVGFAKLQMLDSLGMSDAVYAFGASIFFWGYFLFEMPSNLLLHRYGARFWIARIMVSWGIVSSSLAFISPLASFFHVETSTMFYILRFLLGVCEAGFFPGIILYMNYWFPARRQSIAMSGFLIAIPVSLTLGGVISGWLMENTHGALGMDGWQWMLLVEGIPSILVAFLVLFRMGDGIQSAKWLTASEKALLQKNLEQESTKKTHRIGAALKSPRVWLLTFILLTFNTGFYGLAFWLPSIIKASGVKSTLNIGLLTAIPYLSAVVAMIWNARHSRKTGERRLHAAIPACIGGIGLILSATFANNVPLSILFLTIATCAILGLMPIFWTFPGQILSGTAAAAGIALINSVGNLSGFTGSMITSVAKDLTGNINNGTYALGACLLISCVLILSIPRSMLNNDRA, from the coding sequence ATGCCAACAATCGCTCAGACTGCGGCTTCGCCTGCGGCGGTCGACGAGACCGAAGAACTGCTATACCGCAAGGTTCTGAAGCGGATTCTGCCGCTGCTTCTGCTGTGTTACGTCGTGGCTTATCTCGACCGCGTGAACGTCGGCTTCGCCAAGTTGCAGATGCTCGATTCGCTGGGGATGAGCGACGCCGTCTACGCTTTCGGCGCGAGTATCTTCTTCTGGGGATACTTCCTCTTCGAGATGCCCAGCAATCTCCTCCTTCACCGGTACGGCGCACGGTTCTGGATCGCACGCATCATGGTGTCGTGGGGCATCGTCTCCTCTTCACTCGCCTTTATCTCGCCGCTCGCCAGCTTCTTTCATGTCGAAACGTCCACGATGTTCTACATCCTGCGTTTCCTGCTGGGCGTCTGCGAAGCGGGCTTCTTCCCCGGCATCATCCTCTACATGAACTACTGGTTCCCCGCACGGCGCCAGAGCATCGCCATGTCCGGGTTCCTGATCGCCATTCCCGTGAGCCTGACGCTGGGCGGTGTGATCTCCGGCTGGCTCATGGAAAACACCCATGGCGCGCTTGGCATGGACGGCTGGCAATGGATGCTGCTGGTCGAAGGCATTCCGTCGATTCTCGTCGCGTTCCTCGTGCTGTTTCGGATGGGCGACGGTATCCAGTCGGCGAAATGGCTGACGGCATCCGAAAAGGCATTGCTGCAGAAGAATCTCGAGCAGGAAAGCACGAAGAAGACCCATCGCATCGGGGCGGCGCTCAAGAGCCCGCGCGTGTGGCTGCTGACTTTCATCCTGCTCACGTTCAACACGGGCTTTTACGGTCTCGCTTTTTGGCTGCCGTCCATCATCAAGGCATCCGGCGTCAAGAGCACGCTCAATATCGGCCTGCTGACGGCCATACCCTACCTGAGCGCGGTCGTCGCGATGATCTGGAATGCGCGCCACTCGCGCAAGACTGGCGAGCGGCGCCTCCATGCAGCGATTCCCGCGTGCATCGGCGGCATCGGCCTGATTCTCAGCGCCACCTTCGCGAACAACGTGCCGCTGTCCATCCTCTTCCTGACGATTGCCACCTGCGCCATCCTCGGTCTGATGCCGATTTTCTGGACCTTTCCCGGCCAGATTCTGTCTGGAACGGCTGCCGCGGCAGGCATTGCTCTGATCAACTCGGTCGGCAACCTGTCCGGCTTCACAGGTTCGATGATTACGAGTGTGGCAAAGGACCTGACGGGCAATATCAACAATGGTACTTACGCACTCGGGGCTTGCCTGCTCATCAGTTGCGTGCTTATCCTGTCCATTCCGAGGAGCATGCTGAACAACGACCGGGCCTGA
- a CDS encoding Crp/Fnr family transcriptional regulator produces MWFVGKSELLALIERNCLEEVMPAFSDHRSLRKNALIYRPEEQSEYVYLLKVGHVRLYRLTEEGQEITLSFIKAGMIFGDGDVLNEASYSHYAETLAACRICFIRKADFKDLLKRYHVINQFVLRSHHQRWQEAQKLIENLSLHDVRKRLVNILAMFANQIGAPFVHDGATGAVLIDLSIAQDKLAEFIGTSRESVNRHFSDLKAEGLVDTHERKVVLTPAFVAQFLPGMTAALAAASVAQPVASSAQAAHHAYKAPLVRA; encoded by the coding sequence ATGTGGTTTGTCGGAAAAAGCGAGCTTCTCGCGCTGATCGAACGCAACTGCCTCGAAGAGGTCATGCCGGCCTTCAGCGATCACCGCAGCCTGCGCAAGAACGCACTGATCTATCGCCCTGAGGAGCAAAGCGAATACGTGTACCTGTTGAAGGTGGGTCACGTGCGGCTCTATCGGCTTACCGAGGAAGGCCAGGAAATCACGCTGTCGTTTATCAAGGCCGGCATGATCTTCGGCGACGGCGACGTGCTGAACGAAGCGAGCTACTCACACTATGCGGAGACACTCGCCGCATGCCGCATCTGCTTCATCCGCAAGGCAGACTTCAAAGATCTGCTCAAGCGCTACCATGTGATCAACCAGTTCGTGTTGCGCAGCCATCACCAGCGCTGGCAGGAAGCGCAAAAGCTGATCGAGAATCTGTCGCTGCACGACGTGCGCAAGCGCCTCGTCAATATTCTCGCGATGTTCGCCAACCAGATCGGCGCACCGTTCGTGCATGACGGCGCGACGGGCGCGGTGCTGATCGATCTGTCGATCGCGCAGGACAAGCTGGCGGAATTTATCGGCACGTCGCGCGAATCGGTGAACCGCCACTTCAGCGATCTGAAAGCCGAAGGCCTCGTCGATACGCACGAACGCAAGGTCGTGCTGACACCCGCGTTCGTCGCGCAATTTCTGCCGGGCATGACAGCGGCGCTCGCCGCCGCGAGCGTCGCGCAGCCTGTCGCCAGCAGCGCACAGGCGGCTCATCATGCGTACAAGGCGCCGCTGGTACGTGCCTAG